The Melospiza melodia melodia isolate bMelMel2 chromosome 7, bMelMel2.pri, whole genome shotgun sequence genome has a segment encoding these proteins:
- the LOC134420462 gene encoding olfactory receptor 14J1-like translates to KPLHYGTLLGSRACAHMAAAAWASAFLNALLHTANTFSLPLCKGNALDQFFCEIPQILKLSCSHSNLRELGLLAVGAILSLGCFVFMVFSYVQIFRAVLRIPSEQGRHKAFSTCLPHLAVLSLFISTATFAYLKPPFISSPSLDLALSFLYSVVPPVLNPLI, encoded by the coding sequence aaacccctgcactacgggaccctcctgggcagcagagcttgtgcccacatggcagcagctgcctgggccagtgcctttctcaatgctctgctgcacacagccaatacattttccctgcccctgtgcaagggcaatgccctggaccagttcttctgtgaaatcccacagatcctcaagctctcctgctcacactcaaacctcagggaactgggactTCTTGCTGTTGGTGCCATTTTAAGTTTAGGTTGTTtcgtgttcatggttttctcctatgtgcagatcttcagggctgtgctgaggatcccctctgagcagggacggcacaaagccttttccacctgcctccctcacctggctgtgctctccctgttcatcagcacagccacatttgcctacctgaagccccccttcatctcctccccatccctggatctggccctgtcatttctgtactcggtggtgcctccagtacttaaccccctcatc